The DNA window CTTTAATATCCAATTATTAATACCATAATCTTTAGGGATCTAGATTGCaagcttggaatcattgggaccagcaacagtacatacacacaagtgaccctgagcttgatgcatggagtgttgaagaccactaggccTATCAATTTTTCTCCATGTGTTTCCCTTCATATCCACATCAAGTATCATAGATTACTCCCCAGAGTTTcccataatgtgtagacaaccgttaagaaacacacttggttgtcTGTAAAATCTCACATTAGTAtcctcgccccattcagatttCTTATAGATCCATGTTGTAGTTCaaatgagtagatctccacacctgtgCACAAACCATCGACATCCACataatcacatggaagtgcaaggaggctgtcggatcgaaccccaagcgagcctcaccaacagaatggccaacatcatgggtgctagaCGGCAATATATTAAACTTCTAGGTCATTGGATTGTAGatgacatagcggtatccatcagcGCCAAGGCACCAgtataggatgaggccattgcagcaaTCTGAGATGGCTATATTGTCAGGGTTGAAGGGCAACAATTCGAAGGAGGGGGCATACACTAGAGATGCTAGTAAAGTTTCGATTGTCATTCTTAATGTCGTAGAAGAAGCCGGCCATAGTCTGGGGCAGCACCTGATGGTTGTCGGAGATGAGGCGCTTCcaggagcgatagacacatttgCAGGAGAACAAGGAACGGGCGGGGAGGTGGCGGAGGATCTCCAGAACAAGATCCTCTGTGAGGCTGGCTAGTGCGTTCCTGTTGTTGGGGGCCGCCTCCATTTCGAAGAGCCTACGATCGTCAttgtgcagtaggatgagagctttcttagtaatgagatcactaaagaggaaaataatccaacaaagatccatcagtgaagtgcgAAAGCATACCCTTGTCTTTGAATCTAGCGGCGGCATGGCGCAAGGCGTGCAATGGTTTACACAAATTGCAAGAGGAACAATGCGCCGGACATGTGGGAGGTGGCGGCGACGCGGCGCGAGGCGTGcaatggagagaggaacaatgTGCCAACCTCAAAGATGGAGAATGGAATGGTGATGCAAATATGTTGTGGGTAATTGAGAAATGAGGAAATAACTAATGCTGAATTTACTACCGCTGGTAGACCAAACGGTCATGTAGAGCCGACGGCTAGAACGCCTATCCAGTCGGCTTGGCTTTTCATGCGACAGAGAAAATACCACAGCCGCATCTACTGTTAACCCGtgggtggtagaagtttcaactgtCGGTTTCCTTCAtcaggaggcctcgctatcggtccaaccggTGGTGGAAGTAAAGCACGGTCGCTTCTATTGCTGCGGTAGTCAAAGTGacgatagtgataagtcaatctgtagtagtgttagCATATAGATAGAACAAGTACGTGTGCCTCACTGGCCAAAGTATTCACATGTCATGCTTATATAGACGTGCACCGAATCAAAGTCATTGGCTCTGTGTCCTGCCTGCCTCATGCATGTTAGATAGTGGGGCACAGCCGACACTGGTGTGAATAAATACATTAATGAACTAGTACGCAATcatctatatatatatgcttCTCTGTCTGACGACAGGCAACAAAATATCAAAGCTCCTAATAAGGGGGATAGGTAGTGGTTCATGGAGTGCAAGCATGAATCTTGTATTAATTTGCTCTTTCTCATCAAACAGGGCACACGATAAGAGCGTTGTGACTAGCGAGAACTGAGAGGCATCGGGATAacttgtggatgtcccagcagtgTACCCAGTGACACCATATGGATCTTGCTAATGCAGTCCAGTTGAAGACGACTAGATTTGGGCAATAGGGATCACCATGCACCCATGTCACAGTGCTTGACATTGTGCTGGAGCCgtctaacaagaacaaaaagatgAGTAGCAGACCAGTCAGTTGCAAACACATACTGGAGTGCCTTTCTTCTGCATGGATAAGTGGGTCAGCCCGTAGCGCTACTGTAATTTGACTACTAGAACAGAATAATCATATTGGTGTACTGATCACTAATAATAGCAGCGAGAAGTCGCGTAAGAAGGCGAAGCTACAAAGCCTGTGCTAGACACAAACTACATCAGCAAAATATTAAACAGAGAGACTGACTATGAAAAAATTTTACACTACCACAGAAAACAATACATTAACCAtcaaaatcaatttctagagggGAGTATTCCAACCACTTCTAATCAAATGTCTCTGGAAATCAATCGCAGTTGATGTTTCTGACCATGCCGAAATAGATTTCTAGAGCGCTAGGAAAGCCTTGGGTCAGCCGTCTAGTAGTAGGCACATGGGATTCGAGCTTAGCACCTCTTGCTTCGTTTGGGCCCCACCTACTACTGCGCCACAGATTTAGTTGTGACTAAGTGTAGGATGCTATTCTTTTGTATTAAGTTTTACGAATCATGTGTTcaatatttaaattttaaatgatttcaaatgaaaaagtttgaaATGTGAAGATTTATACTTCGTCGAGCACCACATCTTCAGTATTGGGCATATGTTCATCCAAGGTCATTtgtaaaattcaaaaaaaaattgaataaatatatgaaaatttaaaacATAATTTGGTGAtaaaagatgatttcaaatgaaaaagtcatcaactacgaAGCTATAGATTTCTTTGGGCTCTACAACTTTGATCTAAAGTTTGTTTTTGTCTACTTTGATATAAAACAGTAACATCCAATTTGTCCATTACTATACAACTCCGTAACACAATTTGGCATTTCACAATCCTAACAGTACAGTACTGGCAATTTAACTCCATAGTAAGCCATTACTCAGCCAAATTGTAGGCCGACTTATTACAGCCATGTGTGGCATAGTTGATTTCGCTTCATTCAATCACATTGCGATCAATAGCTCTGCAAGCTGTAAGACTCCCTCCCGGGAGGTGAGAGACCATGAACAACAACTGTGCATCAGATCCAGTGACGAAGTATGGCCTCAGTCCTCCTTATCTTCCAGGTTCCAAAAACTTCCCTTCAGATACCGATAACAATGCACCACCCGTCTTTGTTGTATGGAAATCTGGATTACTGTATGCTAGTCTGCATTTGGGTTGTAACAGTGCAGTGGACACCACTAAATCCAGTGGTTGGGTTGCTGattcttgtaacaccctaaaatttcattATTTTTAAATTGGAGAAATGAtttaatttagaaaaataataataaactatgttaaaaataaaataaaatataggtctacaaacatgtatgtgcattcatgctgctgcatattatttttgtattgtgaggtttgaaatcaaactttaaattgatttgaatttgcagttcaaaatttgtttggaaaattagaaaagaaaagggaaaaacCTATTTCTATTTCTCCCCTCCTATTTGGCCCAGCTGCCATGGCCTGGCCTCTCTCCACTGCTTCCCCTCTCCTCCCCGCACGGGCCTACCCTGGATGCCGGCCCAGtctcctctctctttctcactcCCCCACATGGGTCGCTCTTCCTCCACCGGCCCAGCCGCCCCGCTCGACCTTTTCCTTTTCTCTCGCGCGGCCCGTGTGAGCAGGCCGGTCCAAAGGCCAGCCGAGCCGCTCTCCCTCTTCCCCTGTCTCACTGGCAGTCGGTCTCGTGTCCTTTCTCTCGCCGACAGGTGGGCCCGCCCTGTCAGGGCCTTCTCCCTCCTATGTCAGCTCCAGACTCCATCGGCGGAGTCCGCTTCCGCGCCATTTTCCCCCGATTGACTTGCGCTGCAAGCCGCCCCCGCACGTCGAGGCCTCTTAAATAGCAGCCCCGGGTGCGCCGCCCCGTTCCCAACTCTCTTCGCTAGACGCCGCCCTCGCTTTTGCTCCACGCCACCGCGCCGCCACCGACGCCATCCACCTCGCTGAGCACTACGCCGCCTCCGTCCGCTCCGCGCCTTGGTTAGGTACCTAGCCGAGCTCGCCTTGATatcctctctctccccgtgctCTTGTTTCGTTCAGTGATGATCCGTAGGTCGTGTTTCATGAGCGCCGCTCGCCTCCAGCCATGGTGCCGCCGTCGGAACTCGCTGTTGGCCAGCCAACGTCATCTCTCCCACGCCCGATTCAATCCTGGCCGCCCGAGTCTAATCCAACAGCCTACAATTGATGATACCGGTTCGGCCGGCatatttgcaaaagagacccctcCTATTCCTTAATCTAATCCGCCGTCCTTTCTTTTATTTTAAAGAGACCCTCGGGTTTTCGATTATAGAACCCACACTCCAATGTGCAAATctagaatacgttttcttctttagaaagcATAGTTTCCTTcggattagattcaaaatatgttttcatctatttacagttttgccactaatcttgttttagccataaaatctccgttttaactccgatttgatccgttcaacttgcattaggttcgtaattccataaactacatgttcatactactgttaggtatgttttcaactcATAAAATTCGAGTTTAGATtttatctattattttactaaatgaaatcttgtttaaatcataacttcttcattttagcaccgatttttatgatcttcgcgtctgtgtgttcgtagcgagacgtagattcgttttacaaacttttcatcttgattttatggtgattggtgtactgttctaatctataacttttgtttgctatgcatgattacttctggatgcttgtatgttgctgtggttatcgagtatagacggtgagcaattcgtgggtgaccaagagtactactttgacgagcaggaatagcaggagtactttgttcaagcaagtatagcatgggattatccttgtttcctatcaactttaatacatttaattcatgttgcatgtgtcaccttgataggaattccctagaattgaacttataccttgtctcctatggtatatgcattgggtagctttgctagtgctcaactaaaccatgatcttgtaacttgactaatggtatatgcaataaacattaaaatataactttttagcaacttggaaagaTGGGGTggaagtgtttagctactttctaaatgcttcagactcctccctaaggacttatctgtaagtgatcatccgggacttacagtacaactgtgagggctacatggctctagctttaggtcaatatgaggacattttctagcttgttagaggttacctttatggcgcaagaggggtgtgttccgggttggatatagtgcggcctctgtccgtcagtgtatatgctgcgtgtcattgtgcctgtcggaaggggagccctacattcgcaggccatagaaacctagttgccctaacttgttagacgaacctttgaaaggcttcatagtggcccctgcctgctcaccttagaagtattttgggagttataaacccgggcatatgggtatcacgactcacggtaaaagtgtacaacctctgcaaagtgtacaacccgggcatatgggagtCATGAaggccttagaacatttatggaatagatggtcactaagaattatctgtttatgctattcattattcatgtttacattgatcatgtgttttactttgggaatcaagacaacttgttgctacttttATGCTAAAATtgagacaactaaaagctgaatgctgttaaacctgtgtcaagccttttgagcctcatgaaccccatgttacacttgttgagtacgacatgtacttacgcttgtttattttcattatttggataaaaatcctggatgggtaacagatggctatgtaATGaagactttcctgaggattactagacttgtggtcaaccagttgacgtccctgtgatatggagcttccgcgagagattttactttatacttccgctatattcatgtgaagactctgtcttattattcgtgatgtaataaacacttgtgatgatactattcataatttgtcggcttatgtgtgtgactgatctctgggcgcacataagattttgcatcccattttatccttaaaatcgggtgtgacaattCTCCTTCACGCAGAACATTTTTTCATACTCCTAGGGCAAGATTTGATCCAATGAGCAAGCTACCTTGACCAAATTGCACTTAATTTTTTAAATTAAACATAAAAGGGATGATACATTTGGTTGTTATCAATGATATAATTAGAGCCAACTGATTACGAGGATTTCAAATTGTTATATTGATTTCTAGGAGCATGTCTCACGAGAATAAATGTACATGCCCCGAAAGACATACTACAAGTTTTGCATCAAGTGTGGATGGCCTTTTGCGAGTGGCCAGCCTGATGCGTATACTATTTTTTGACAAATTGCGAAAGGTGACTAAGACTAATGAGTACTTCTGCAGGGACTGAAGCAATCCAGTAGCCTCTGACAAGTGTGTGATACTAGCTATAAAATTTCTTTGTGGAGACTAAGAAAATCTACACGGTGGCTTCCAACATATATGCTCATCGGAGACAAGTGGTTCTGGTCCAAACATGCTCTAACAACAGCCATCTGTTGTAACCACATCCATGTTGGTTCTTCACTACTTCCATTCCTCGATGTGGATGTGGTTCCAGATTCCTCCTAGTCCTAATCCTACATCAGCATGTCCCACCCACTGCATGGCTACACCATAGAATTTCGTGATGCCTGTGAGTCTTTGACAATGACTGTATCAGGCGTTATGTATATTCCCTACTGGAGTGCTAGGCTGGGAGAAGACTACAGCTTATATGTGCATGCATACAATTTTCATGATTTGGTAATAAGAATGGATAAGAGAAGTTGTGATATCACTTTTATAACAAGTGTCCTGTTTTAACAAAATCTGAGGGTAACGGGGACACTTCTGTTTTTGCTGTATATTAAAGACAGACAATTTTATCTGGTAGTTGTAGTACAGAGATATCTATAACATCATTCATGATATTTAATCGGCATATCACTTTAGCTACTGTTGTGAGAAGAGTAAGTGAAGATGTTTTTCCAACTTCATTTAACTTCAGTTATCAAGGCATATATTTTTCTAATACAAAGACGACCCTATATTACAGTACTACAAACTGTGTTTATCACCGAAGTACAAACGAATATGAATGTCTGGTGCCTTCATGGCTCATACAGAAATTAACTATATATGGTGGCGCAAGCATACAAATTGTGTttatgtgccagatatacatactGGATTTTTTTGAGTTTGCGCTTTGTCATTTCCAGCTATAACCACAAAAATAAATAATTAGCCCTATTTGTTGGCTCCTATAAGTTTTTTTTGAGACATATATAATTTAACGATAGGAACTAACAAATTGAACATATGATTTAAGTATATATGTTATGTTTCACCACATAAAAAATATTCCTTAACAACTCATATATTAATGATACTAAAAAATTGTTTTTTAGACCATATCAATACCAatcatatataatttatataggtCGTTACTATAGAtacatttatatatttaatgaaaaTATTTGACATATCTATATTTATAGTGTATCCATTACTGCACATATATTTTATTAATGGGAAAATCCAATCATCGTCTTGAGAATTGGTGGAGGCCACTGGTGTCCTAGCCTTTAAGATTCCTTTAGAGTAAACAATCGATTATTATAATGCTCAAATATTATTATCCTGTTAGGTTAGCACATCTACCACATTCGAGATCTCACTTAAAGCTGTACCACTTATCTTAAGAGATAGGGACTAGTGGAAAAATATTTTTGTTAGCATTTTGCAGGCTGCACCTTTATATGGTTGTACCATTCTGAAATGGCTGGGGCACGTTACCGAGTGATGTACGACGCCGGCTTCCGGATCAGCCTATGTGTTGGAGTTCTCCTTGGAACGGTCGTCAACTATGATGCCAACGAACAACAAAGACATTGCCATTCCTAATGGGCAATTGAGCTTATGGTAGTGCAAGGAAATATATTAGGAGCATACTGTGTCATCTTGATTTCTGGAGAAAGATAGGAGAGACAAGCATATGTGCAGCGGTTGGGTAGCATCTCAACAGCGGACATCAACAGCCGTGATTCCAGATTCCTCCTATTCCAATGACCTATATTATATTGATACGTCGGGTCCAACACATGGTTTTCCCCAATTGAGCTCCAGCCTCTTTTATATGTAGTGCAAGCATATCAAATAAGCAAGCTAGGCACAACTGTTGTTTGGGCACTGAGCAATGTAGGATTCTGGGAGTCTCTATTATAAGGAGGTCCATGCACACAAATGACTTGGTGGATGGCATGGGTGAATGAATTTTCCTAATTTAAACTAGCTTCAGACATGAATAAATTAATATATTTTGCCAAATAGGCCTGCATGGTTCATATATACATCGTGGTTACTTCCCCCAATCCATAATTACGCTTGCATTGCAGCAGCGAATAGCCATACCAACAGGTAAAAACTCCCTGCTGGGCAGGCATCTGTACAAGAATCACTACTGCAGAcgggctctttgtcgagtgcttagggcacttggcaaagcccctattgcactcggcaaaggctttgccgagtgccgcactcggcaaagagcagtcgacaaagaacccgtcggcaaaggtttctttgccgagtgccacatatcggacactcggtaaagtctttgccgagtgtcacgtcagcactcggcaaaaaaaaaccgacgtcaactctgacggcctctttgccgagtgccacctcagcggcactcggcaaagaattttttcttttctttttttgaaaattctttgccgagtgccatactcttgcactcggcaaagaatttttttctttttttaaaaaaaaatctttgccgagtgccatggctctggcactcggcaaagctggaaaattgggtctctgcttcccatctttgccgagtgccatggtcacggcactcggcaaagcactctttgccgagtgtggcactcggcaaagaggggaaaatgcttttttttgttttttgctttccatcagcacaaacaaagaaataacatatatatcaacacacagcacatgatatatcacatacacatccatattccatcacatacacatccataacccatcacatacacatccaccatccataatacatcacatacaaatccattgtccataatccatcacatacattcgcatcatccatgacaatatccatcacaatatatatatgtctctagtagtagtccaacataaggctaagtctaacacaagtccatgcaacatgaaaagaaacaaataaatggTACCTACTAccagcctccccacccggagtgtgaactgccaccttgaggagggtcAGTTGTCCACCtggcctgtggagaagggccaccttgaggagtcgggttcgaacccgccaactgtggctgcacaaaggagaagcgaattcatgagtatctacaggagggccgcacaagctaaaggaataaacaaccatatatactcaccggagtccctataggaggaggagccacaactggagtgagcagcgactggggcacaaccacacctggcaaggcctgaaggctcgccatgaagctgaacatgtcctgcagcctctgcgcctcggccgccctctgggcttatgtgccgaagacagcatatcatagtacacctttgcggattcctctggctcgtcctctaatccttcaccgaaccgtgcctcctgaaagtcatccatccagtctgctaccccggcatctccatcaaaagcctcgaggcgtggtctcaccacctcctctctaatctctaatacgatcggcttcaccatggtggatccagcaggtATAGTTTAGCGTGAacccatacttgcaaagatcttcccccacgttcttcctattctttcttacacggttgtcacatttgctgcagggacacggcatccgatcgaccctctagcagcctcgccaaatgaatgctccaagaaagcattagtcttagtcatccattctggggtcatacttgcatggcccgtgtacatccaatcacggttctccatcctctggcatatacatatgtaagcgagtaatataaccagcaCTTGCATCTACacggcgttcctaccatctaataggtgaggataggtcctaatcccacccgcggatgcgtatatgaggtcagtttcaatcagtgttttcctaaatgctaaacggtaaacagtcggtcacctaccgtttagccattattcgggcaaaacgtcccattaaacggggctaaatggccaattaaacggggtaaacgggtgattaaacggaaatgaCGCACcatcgtgtagcgtttacacggtgtttaaacaggCTAAACGACCGCTTAGGCGAACAGTGGTTTCAATGCTCTGCTCCTATCTGAGacagaatttcagcagcacctccccgctgttctcccgatacacgtcctgcaagggagagtgtgtatccggagaacaacagggaggtgatgcctcggaccggagcgaaccatggaaactaacctcatctacgcatccacgggctgtccaaaatacgtggacaatccgaaagagatacggtcgtagatatgcaaagatctgcatacctccgaccgtatctctttcgaacgggagacgcctaactaggctacgtgaccatataaaacatgcatgcaaaggaggagggggttatacctagggtggcggtggagtcaggctagcggggcagtggcgtgttggtgcagtggcgaggcgatgcggtgcaggcagaccagcagcgccgacgaagacgatcggggtcgccgagtccctcccacgggtccttctcctacataaaaggcaataggttagaatccattgaaaatttcggcagcacctcccatgcacggggaggtttccaaaacctgtaagaaacgtaggcgcgatggccaacaaccacatatataccaaacataggcacaaaggccaacaaacatatatataccaagacgagccatgtactttagttctctttccatgcagataaaagtatcgaagtagtacaacaacaagtactactaccactacaactactactaacactaacactactactatcactacttactactaacaatactactaacactactaactactaactactactacttactaactactactaagtactactactaactactacaggtgtagggcataccttcgcgacgagaatggcaacaacgagggtcggcgacgacggcggggacgaccgcagcggcgtgagggtcgacgggcctaggccggcaccttccttctcctctccttctccttctcctcctctcttctcccctgcctcctcctcctctcttctgcagtggccACCGATGGGGGCAGTGGCCGCCGACGGGGGAGGTGGTCGCCGAGGGGGGCTTGCAGGTGGGGGAGGTGGCCGCCAAGGGGGGCGGCGCAGGCGATGGAGGCCAGGCGGGGGCGGTGGCCGCagcgcgcctcctcctcctctcttctgcagtggccGCAGGCGGGGGCGGTGGCCGCCggcgggggaggtggccgccgaggggggcgcacaggcgggggaggtggccgccGAGGGGGCCAGTGCGGACGGTGGAGGCCGGGTGGGGGCGGTGGCCACCGACGAGGCGTGCCGCGGCAGCGCTGGGGCCACACGGGCAGGCGGCCTGGGGGCACCGGCCGGCGAGGGGCCACCGCACGGGGACGGGAGCCGCGGGGGCCCACGCGGGGAGGCGCGATGGCCGGGGCGGAGGCGCGGGCCGACGAtgtgcggtggcggcggctgagagagagagaggtgagagggagagagaaatgagagaaagagagagagagcgcgccggCCGGGCGCGGGTGAAGGGATAAGGGCGGCTTTGCCGAATGCTAGatcggtggcactcggcaaagtcaattttcttcgccgagtgtcgtgatctggcactcggcgaagttttaaaaaaaattcagcagctctttgccgagtgccaaccctaggcactcagcaaaataattttttttttggttttttgccaccaatttttttaaaggtttagtacactaccacaaacaacatgtttaaatttgggacattttcattgccttttggcatatttctatagtttattttgttttgttgaatt is part of the Miscanthus floridulus cultivar M001 chromosome 9, ASM1932011v1, whole genome shotgun sequence genome and encodes:
- the LOC136480507 gene encoding uncharacterized protein, with amino-acid sequence MGAVAADGGGGRRGGLAGGGGGRQGGRRRRWRPGGGGGRSAPPPPLFCSGRRRGRWPPAGEVAAEGGAQAGEVAAEGASADGGGRVGAVATDEACRGSAGATRAGGLGAPAGEGPPHGDGSRGGPRGEARWPGRRRGPTMCGGGG